One segment of Castanea sativa cultivar Marrone di Chiusa Pesio chromosome 3, ASM4071231v1 DNA contains the following:
- the LOC142628826 gene encoding uncharacterized protein LOC142628826 → MDEVISTETSPSSNQEVPNDESSLWQYVTKVEKPAGASVKSGGNTYFKCNYCGVVYMGSYSRVKAHLLKIPNKGIKPCPKVTPSHRLEMQQMHDQVENDKLEREQRSQIPLPSPPPGRGPIPISQFRRHERSDSTNPIDGKRRKVAVNNTLEKAYQNNARHELDSTIARMFYTAGLPFNFARNSYYRNSYAYAATHSIPGYVPSGYNALRTTLLQKERAHVEGLLKPIKDFWLENGVSIVSDGWSNPQRRPLINIMAVSDGGPVFIKAIDGSGKFKDKHYIARVLKDAIKDIGHEKVVQVITNNASVMKAAGSVIEIADTRFASVVVMLKRLKLIKICLQAMAISDQWASYREDDVGKAQKVKDLILSDLWWDNVDYILEFTAPIYDMLRIADTDRPCLHLMYVMWDSMIEKVKGVIYQHEGLEDYQHCSFWSVVYDILIDRWTKNCTPLHCLAHSLNPKYYSMEWLSENPKCIAPHRDYEISMERSKCLDRYFEDENELSVVKFEFAAFS, encoded by the exons ATGGACGAAGTTATTAGCACAGAAACTTCACCTTCGTCTAATCAAGAAGTGCCAAATGATGAATCTTCTCTTTGGCAGTATGTGACTAAAGTAGAAAAACCAGCTGGTGCATCTGTTAAATCAGGGGGAAACACATACTTTAAGTGCAATTATTGTGGTGTAGTTTATATGGGATCTTATTCTAGGGTTAaggctcatttattaaaaattccTAATAAAGGAATTAAACCGTGCCCTAAGGTGACACCGAGTCATAGGCTGGAAATGCAGCAAATGCATGATCAAGTTGAGAATGATAAGTTAGAGAGAGAACAGAGAAGTCAAATTCCCTTACCCTCACCTCCCCCAGGCCGTGGGCCTATACCTATTTCCCAATTTCGGAGACATGAAAGGAGTGATAGTACAAATCCGATTGATGGTAAGAGGAGGAAGGTGGCTGTGAATAATACTTTGGAGAAAGCATAccagaataatgctagacatgaGTTGGATAGTACAATTGCTAGGATGTTTTACACCGCTGGGCTTCCGTTTAATTTTGCAAGGAACTCATATTATCGTAATTCCTATGCATATGCTGCTACTCATAGCATTCCGGGTTATGTTCCTTCTGGATACAATGCTTTGagaacaacacttttgcaaaaagaaagagcTCATGTTGAAGgacttttgaaaccaattaaggaCTTTTGGCTTGAAAATGGTGTAAGTATAGTTTCTGATGGATGGTCTAATCCACAAAGGAggcctcttattaatattatggctGTATCAGATGGGGGTCCAGTGTTTATAAAGGCAATTGATGGGTCAGGTAAGTTCAAAGACAAACATTATATTGCTAGGGTGTTGAAGGATGCTATAAAAGATATTGGACATGAAAAAGTTGTCCAAGTCATCACTAATAATGCTAGTGTGATGAAGGCTGCTGGATCTGTTATTGAAA TTGCTGATACTAGATTTGCTTCGGTTGTTGTAATGCTAAAaaggttgaagttgataaaaatatgcCTTCAAGCCATGGCTATTAGTGACCAATGGGCTTCTTATAGGGAGGATGATGTTGGAAAAGCTCAAAAAGTGAAAGATCTGATTCTAAGTGATCTTTGGTGGGATAATGTTGATTATATCCTTGAATTCACAGcacctatttatgatatgctACGAATAGCCGACACAGATAGGCCTTGTCTTCATCTTATGTATGTGATGTGGGATTCAATGATAGAGAAGGTGAAAGGAGTAATATATCAGCACGAAGGCTTGGAAGATTATCAGCATTGCtcattttggagtgtggtgtatGATATACTCATTGATCGATGGACTAAAAACTGTACACCACTACATTGCTTGGctcattccttaaatcctaa GTATTACTCCATGGAATGGCTTTCGGAGAATCCAAAATGCATTGCTCCACATCGAGATTatgaaatttctatggaaaGGAGCAAGTGTTTAGATCGATACTTTGAAGATGAGAATGAATTAAGTGTGGTGAAGTTTGAGTTTGCAGCATTTTCATGA